One window of Bacteroides sp. AN502(2024) genomic DNA carries:
- a CDS encoding DUF4876 domain-containing protein, which translates to MNQRFTKFMCSALCATVFTFVGCNNGEEPTPADSEKKLDHLIFEEICYTGTWKIWEGAGKLGEQPYKEDQYLKITNPTEQTLFLDGLGLLNTYFVTDQLHELANGTDFRDTHIGTETLLRFPGNVGENRLPIAPGQSVYIARVAFNHTVDPTPSSGDGEDDNDEGFFMWNKNSYNLSDVDFEWGTKEQIENDGMFPENPDVPNMVSVYPPNSEELPYLIPKYGAVALIKIPAEVTNEQLLNDPQYKWDTTWIDSEKIGRSIPGTRQDPEHEHNSGTIQILKIPNEWVIDAVQISSQAEYAWNVVSEKLDKGFTGVYISEADLKSRPKDYAEKALFRKHDGKKFVDNNNSSEDFEVRTASKAEK; encoded by the coding sequence ATGAATCAGAGATTTACTAAATTCATGTGCAGTGCACTCTGCGCAACGGTATTTACCTTTGTGGGATGTAATAACGGAGAAGAACCCACGCCAGCCGATTCGGAAAAGAAATTGGATCACCTTATCTTCGAAGAGATATGCTACACGGGAACCTGGAAAATCTGGGAGGGAGCAGGTAAATTGGGCGAGCAGCCGTATAAAGAGGACCAGTACCTCAAAATCACCAACCCCACCGAACAAACCTTGTTTCTCGATGGATTGGGATTACTTAACACCTACTTTGTCACCGACCAATTACACGAATTAGCCAATGGTACCGATTTTCGGGATACACACATCGGTACCGAAACTCTGCTCAGATTTCCCGGGAATGTAGGCGAGAACCGGCTACCCATTGCCCCCGGCCAATCGGTGTATATAGCCAGAGTGGCATTTAACCACACAGTCGACCCAACGCCATCCTCCGGTGACGGAGAGGATGACAATGACGAAGGCTTCTTCATGTGGAATAAAAACTCTTACAACCTGTCCGATGTGGATTTTGAATGGGGAACCAAGGAACAGATAGAGAACGATGGCATGTTTCCCGAAAACCCCGATGTACCCAATATGGTCTCCGTTTATCCTCCGAATTCAGAGGAGTTACCTTATCTCATACCCAAATATGGTGCCGTGGCACTTATCAAAATACCGGCAGAAGTTACAAACGAGCAGTTGCTGAATGACCCCCAATACAAATGGGACACGACTTGGATCGACAGTGAAAAGATAGGTCGGAGCATTCCCGGAACACGCCAAGATCCCGAACACGAGCACAATTCGGGAACCATACAAATCCTGAAAATCCCCAATGAATGGGTGATAGACGCAGTGCAAATATCCTCACAGGCCGAATATGCGTGGAATGTGGTATCCGAGAAACTGGATAAGGGATTTACAGGCGTTTACATATCGGAGGCAGACTTGAAGAGCAGGCCTAAAGACTATGCCGAAAAAGCACTCTTCCGCAAACATGATGGAAAGAAATTTGTCGACAACAATAACTCCTCCGAAGATTTTGAAGTCAGAACGGCTTCCAAGGCAGAGAAATAA